One stretch of Siphonobacter curvatus DNA includes these proteins:
- a CDS encoding NupC/NupG family nucleoside CNT transporter, with translation MDRFTGLIGIIVILGIAFALSNNRKAINYRTVGIGLALQVGLAVFILKTSAGQQLFGAIGELVKKLLDKASEGATFVFGPLVNSPLLTSVFGASNNFIFFFQIVPTIIFVAVLVNMMYHLGIMQRIISVLARGMYWLMGVSGAEALSNVSSAFVGQVEAQIMIKPYLKDMTKSELMSSMTGSFACIAGGVMATYIKLGVDASYLLAASLMAAPGALVISKIVYPETEESATKGVVKLEVKKHHANLLDAIAAGAGEGLKVAFNVVAMLIGFIALIALVDAIFWRIGYYIFGMSDLSLNWFLGKIFSLFAWCMGVPSQHIEEAGALMGTKMVVNEFVAYLDLVKIRETLDPKTIAITSFALCGFANFSSIAIQVGGIGELAPTRRSDLAKLGFKALICGTLASYMSATIAGLLL, from the coding sequence ATGGATCGATTTACCGGATTGATTGGCATTATTGTTATTCTGGGCATCGCTTTTGCCTTATCCAATAACCGAAAAGCCATCAATTATCGAACAGTAGGCATTGGCCTGGCCCTTCAGGTCGGTCTGGCTGTTTTCATCTTAAAAACTTCCGCCGGTCAACAACTTTTTGGAGCTATCGGCGAGCTCGTCAAAAAATTACTCGATAAAGCCAGCGAAGGAGCCACCTTCGTTTTTGGTCCTCTAGTTAATTCACCCCTGTTAACCAGCGTTTTCGGAGCTTCTAACAACTTCATTTTCTTTTTCCAGATTGTTCCTACGATCATTTTTGTGGCCGTACTGGTGAACATGATGTACCACTTAGGAATTATGCAACGCATCATTTCCGTATTGGCTCGGGGCATGTACTGGCTCATGGGCGTGAGTGGGGCGGAAGCTCTTTCTAACGTATCGAGTGCTTTCGTAGGGCAGGTGGAGGCTCAGATTATGATCAAGCCTTATCTGAAAGACATGACCAAATCCGAATTGATGTCTTCCATGACGGGTAGTTTTGCCTGTATTGCCGGAGGGGTCATGGCGACGTATATCAAATTGGGCGTGGATGCTTCGTATCTGTTGGCGGCTAGTCTGATGGCGGCTCCCGGAGCCCTGGTTATTTCGAAAATCGTCTATCCCGAAACGGAAGAATCAGCTACGAAGGGCGTCGTGAAGCTGGAAGTCAAGAAACATCATGCCAACCTGCTGGACGCCATTGCTGCCGGAGCGGGGGAGGGCTTGAAAGTGGCTTTCAACGTAGTAGCGATGCTCATCGGTTTCATTGCGTTGATTGCTCTGGTGGACGCCATTTTTTGGCGGATCGGTTACTACATTTTTGGAATGAGCGATTTAAGCCTGAACTGGTTTTTAGGAAAGATATTTTCCCTTTTTGCCTGGTGCATGGGCGTACCGAGCCAGCACATTGAAGAAGCCGGAGCCCTGATGGGTACAAAAATGGTGGTAAACGAATTCGTGGCGTACTTGGATCTGGTAAAAATCCGCGAAACGCTGGACCCGAAAACTATTGCCATTACCAGTTTTGCTCTCTGTGGATTTGCCAACTTTAGCTCCATTGCCATTCAGGTGGGGGGCATCGGTGAGCTGGCTCCGACGCGGCGTTCGGATCTGGCCAAGCTGGGTTTTAAAGCTCTGATCTGTGGAACCTTGGCCAGTTACATGAGTGCGACTATTGCGGGCTTGTTACTATAG
- a CDS encoding PQQ-dependent sugar dehydrogenase, which yields MNANRFHSSFSALSILGAGMMVVMCTQCVQKSKDDASQTDSTAVTTPVAEPTVQLPEPSKPKNKFSNIIGWSDGQMPQAPAGFVVTEYAGNLKSPRWAYQLPNGDVLIVESNTETKGAKRVQEQVSGKIKSRSDDGLSANRITLLRDNNKDGKPDMRETFLSGLNQPFGIVLIKKDLYVANTDGVYKFPYNEGDTKITAKGQKILELPAGGYNNHWTRNLLTNADGSKIYISVGSGSNVAEHGMENEVRRANILQINPDGTGEKIFASGLRNPVGMDWEPRTKQLWTAVNERDELGDELVPDYLAHVKEGAFYGWPFAYWGAHEDPRMAGKNPELVKKTVVPDVDLGSHTASLGLAFYKGDKFPEAYRQGAFIGQHGSWNRSELVGYKVVFVPFKNGKPAGKPQDFLTGFIANPESGEVYGRPVGTFVLKDGSMLVTDDGGGKVWRVAAK from the coding sequence ATGAATGCAAATCGTTTTCACTCCAGCTTTTCAGCCTTAAGTATATTAGGAGCCGGCATGATGGTCGTTATGTGCACGCAGTGTGTACAGAAATCCAAAGATGACGCGTCCCAAACCGATTCTACTGCTGTTACCACGCCGGTAGCTGAACCCACCGTACAGTTGCCCGAACCTTCGAAGCCTAAGAATAAATTCAGTAATATCATTGGCTGGTCGGATGGACAGATGCCTCAGGCACCCGCTGGATTTGTCGTTACCGAATATGCGGGGAACCTTAAAAGCCCCCGCTGGGCCTATCAGTTGCCGAATGGAGATGTGCTGATCGTGGAATCCAACACGGAAACGAAAGGAGCCAAACGCGTTCAGGAGCAGGTTTCCGGTAAAATCAAATCCCGTTCGGATGACGGACTGAGTGCCAACCGAATCACACTCCTGCGGGATAACAATAAGGATGGTAAGCCCGACATGCGGGAAACGTTCCTTTCGGGTCTTAACCAACCTTTTGGGATAGTATTGATCAAAAAGGATCTGTATGTAGCCAATACGGACGGTGTCTACAAGTTTCCGTATAACGAAGGCGATACGAAAATTACGGCCAAGGGACAGAAAATTCTGGAACTGCCCGCGGGTGGCTACAATAACCACTGGACTCGAAATCTGCTGACCAACGCCGACGGTTCGAAGATTTATATTTCCGTAGGATCGGGTAGTAACGTGGCCGAGCACGGCATGGAAAATGAAGTACGCCGAGCTAACATTCTGCAAATTAATCCCGATGGTACAGGGGAGAAAATTTTCGCCAGTGGCTTACGTAATCCCGTAGGAATGGACTGGGAGCCCCGTACCAAACAACTGTGGACGGCCGTCAACGAACGCGACGAACTGGGTGATGAATTAGTGCCCGATTACCTCGCTCACGTGAAAGAAGGAGCTTTTTATGGGTGGCCTTTCGCTTACTGGGGAGCCCACGAAGATCCGCGAATGGCTGGCAAAAATCCGGAACTGGTGAAGAAAACGGTGGTACCCGATGTTGATCTGGGTTCGCACACAGCTTCTTTAGGTCTGGCGTTTTATAAAGGTGATAAGTTTCCTGAAGCTTATCGGCAGGGAGCATTTATTGGTCAACATGGTTCCTGGAACCGCTCCGAGCTGGTCGGCTACAAAGTAGTATTTGTTCCCTTCAAAAATGGAAAACCAGCGGGTAAACCTCAGGATTTTCTAACGGGTTTCATCGCCAATCCTGAATCGGGTGAAGTATACGGACGACCCGTAGGAACGTTCGTACTCAAAGACGGCTCGATGTTAGTCACCGACGATGGGGGCGGAAAAGTATGGCGAGTCGCTGCTAAATAA
- a CDS encoding class I SAM-dependent methyltransferase, giving the protein MTRHLCFRRMNQLLDYFHFKPGEVIGSLGCGGGLWEVGWGVQVDQLTFVLMDLVPEILNEEEIQAAVQYWEKKYKKTCTSQFIPCIGTETQIPLDDQQLDKLLVINAFHEFSEKEALLVEMKRVLKPGGWLFVEEPLAQYPGEVHEGCGKPLYEPATLRAVFEFQGFVYQQAEFTSPISQVFTFQKR; this is encoded by the coding sequence ATGACCCGCCATCTGTGTTTTCGGCGTATGAATCAGTTGCTGGATTACTTTCATTTCAAACCCGGTGAAGTCATCGGCAGTCTCGGCTGTGGTGGTGGCTTGTGGGAAGTGGGCTGGGGCGTACAGGTGGATCAACTGACCTTTGTATTGATGGACCTGGTACCGGAAATTCTGAATGAGGAAGAAATTCAGGCGGCGGTGCAGTACTGGGAAAAAAAGTATAAGAAAACGTGTACCAGCCAGTTTATCCCCTGCATTGGTACAGAAACACAGATTCCCTTAGATGATCAGCAGTTAGATAAACTGCTGGTAATTAATGCCTTTCACGAATTTTCTGAGAAAGAAGCCCTATTAGTCGAAATGAAACGGGTACTCAAACCTGGCGGCTGGCTTTTCGTGGAAGAACCCCTGGCTCAATATCCCGGCGAAGTACACGAAGGTTGCGGAAAACCACTCTACGAACCCGCGACTCTGCGAGCAGTCTTTGAATTTCAGGGCTTTGTCTATCAACAGGCTGAGTTCACTTCACCTATTTCTCAAGTATTTACATTCCAAAAACGATGA
- a CDS encoding GNAT family N-acetyltransferase, with protein MIDLRSPQTAEEWKAYYQLRYDVLREPWNQPPGSEVLPDDQTDIIHVAAYDTDGITLGVARLHTNADGRGQVRCVAVSKAAQGKGVGKKLMAHLETLAQQMGVTEIILEARENAVPFYQALGYDVTQTSYLLFNEIQHYTMLKRLA; from the coding sequence ATGATTGACCTGCGTTCTCCCCAAACCGCTGAAGAATGGAAAGCGTATTACCAGTTACGCTATGACGTGTTACGCGAACCCTGGAATCAGCCCCCGGGCAGTGAAGTGTTACCCGACGATCAGACGGACATCATCCACGTGGCTGCCTATGACACCGACGGTATTACTTTAGGAGTAGCTCGCCTGCATACCAATGCCGATGGCAGGGGGCAGGTTCGCTGTGTGGCCGTCTCAAAAGCCGCTCAGGGCAAGGGCGTAGGTAAAAAACTGATGGCTCATCTCGAAACGCTGGCTCAGCAAATGGGCGTTACGGAAATCATTCTTGAGGCTCGGGAAAATGCTGTCCCCTTTTACCAGGCTTTGGGTTATGATGTTACGCAAACGAGTTATTTACTATTCAATGAAATACAGCATTATACCATGCTTAAACGATTAGCCTAG